In Candidatus Methanomethylophilus alvi Mx1201, a genomic segment contains:
- a CDS encoding pyridoxal phosphate-dependent aminotransferase: protein MTNGMKVSDRLAAIPMSGIRKMFDLAKPDSINLGLGEPDLEPPKEAIEGMNAAAVDGKNKYSPTAGIPELRDAIAERFSRYNPGLSGRNVIVTPSGSTALLEMTQAFVDPGDEVLVPSPGFVIYAPHASLAGGKPVEYRLTEGDFQPDIDYIQDRITEKTKMIVVNNPSNPTGGVLSEESRKALADIAHDKDVMIMSDEVYESFVYEGRHQSFLPYLDRAVVVGGFSKMMAVTGWRLGFAIANEECMDALVKMQYHVCASPGMPAMYGVLNAMPSIDPYLENARATFKKRRDLISKRINEIDGMSIIPPKGAFYAFPSFDLDMTSQELANELVKAGLICTPGSAFGTFGEGHLRFSYAASEEKIDKGMDILADTVRKIKGGRI, encoded by the coding sequence ATGACCAATGGTATGAAGGTGTCCGACAGGCTCGCCGCCATCCCGATGTCCGGGATCAGGAAGATGTTCGACCTTGCCAAACCGGACTCCATCAACCTCGGGCTCGGAGAGCCCGACCTGGAACCCCCGAAGGAAGCGATAGAGGGCATGAACGCCGCCGCCGTGGACGGGAAGAACAAGTACTCCCCCACTGCAGGCATCCCCGAACTGAGGGATGCCATAGCGGAGAGATTCTCCAGATACAACCCCGGACTCAGCGGAAGGAACGTCATAGTCACCCCGAGCGGCTCCACCGCCCTCCTTGAGATGACCCAGGCGTTCGTGGATCCGGGGGACGAGGTCCTCGTTCCCAGTCCCGGGTTCGTCATATATGCTCCGCATGCGAGCCTTGCCGGCGGAAAACCCGTCGAATACAGACTGACGGAAGGAGACTTCCAGCCGGACATCGACTACATCCAGGACAGGATCACGGAGAAGACCAAGATGATCGTGGTCAACAACCCCTCCAATCCGACGGGAGGGGTCCTCTCGGAAGAGTCCCGCAAGGCCCTGGCCGACATAGCCCATGACAAGGATGTCATGATCATGTCCGACGAGGTCTACGAGTCGTTCGTCTACGAAGGAAGGCACCAGTCGTTCCTGCCTTATCTCGACAGGGCCGTGGTGGTGGGAGGATTCTCCAAGATGATGGCCGTCACCGGATGGCGCCTCGGATTCGCCATAGCCAACGAGGAGTGCATGGATGCACTCGTCAAGATGCAATACCATGTATGTGCCAGTCCCGGAATGCCCGCCATGTATGGAGTACTGAACGCCATGCCCTCCATAGACCCGTATCTGGAGAATGCACGGGCCACGTTCAAGAAGAGACGCGACCTGATATCCAAGAGGATCAACGAGATCGACGGCATGAGCATAATCCCGCCCAAAGGGGCGTTCTATGCGTTCCCGTCCTTCGACCTCGATATGACGTCGCAGGAACTCGCCAACGAACTGGTGAAGGCGGGACTCATCTGCACCCCGGGATCGGCCTTCGGAACGTTCGGGGAAGGACACCTCAGATTCTCCTATGCGGCCAGCGAGGAGAAGATAGACAAGGGGATGGACATTCTGGCCGACACCGTAAGGAAGATCAAAGGAGGAAGGATATGA
- a CDS encoding DUF362 domain-containing protein, translated as MIVNTNKCLHCGGCVGCCPKNAIFLCDTILTFNDDCNRCGRCVRLCPVGAISMEGKQ; from the coding sequence ATGATAGTCAACACCAACAAATGCCTGCACTGCGGCGGTTGCGTCGGATGCTGCCCGAAGAATGCGATCTTCCTGTGCGACACCATCCTGACATTCAACGATGATTGCAACAGGTGCGGCAGATGCGTAAGGCTCTGCCCCGTCGGCGCCATATCCATGGAGGGAAAGCAATGA
- a CDS encoding NAD(P)/FAD-dependent oxidoreductase has protein sequence MNTLKCEVLVVGAGPAGGMAAKSCAEKGIDTILIEKKPEIGAPLRCAEGVSKKMFKEIGVEPKPEWIRADMKGAVIRSPDGTSFQLDESKAGAEVGYVLERHLFDKGISKLAAEAGAKLYLRTWMTGPIKEDGKIVGAHCMSMGEPLDIYCDCIVGADGIESQVGRWCGIDTNLKLNDIEPCIQYRMAGCECSMDFCEFILGRSVAPGGYLWIFPKGDGVANVGIGIAGTFAKDGVRPKQFLDKFIAEDPRFKHAQILEIDAGFDSTCPGLEGGYSTDNVLLVGDSARLIDPLTGGGIGHACVSGMYAGEVLAECKKKGDYSAAALKAYDKKIRNRMEDGLYRDWMAKEKLCELDDETINELVKIMSTADIEHVNVQNLLIVIKEKFPELVKDFEDLI, from the coding sequence ATGAACACCCTGAAATGCGAGGTCCTCGTCGTCGGAGCCGGTCCCGCCGGAGGCATGGCGGCGAAGAGCTGTGCCGAGAAGGGTATCGACACCATCCTCATCGAGAAGAAGCCCGAGATCGGAGCGCCTCTCAGGTGCGCCGAGGGTGTCTCCAAGAAGATGTTCAAGGAGATCGGTGTGGAGCCTAAGCCCGAGTGGATCCGTGCCGATATGAAAGGTGCGGTCATCAGGTCCCCCGACGGGACCTCGTTCCAGCTGGACGAGTCCAAGGCCGGGGCCGAGGTCGGTTACGTCCTCGAGAGGCATCTGTTCGACAAAGGTATCAGCAAGCTCGCCGCCGAGGCGGGGGCCAAGCTCTACCTGCGCACCTGGATGACCGGCCCCATAAAGGAGGACGGCAAGATCGTGGGAGCGCACTGCATGTCCATGGGCGAGCCTCTGGACATCTATTGCGACTGCATAGTCGGAGCCGATGGTATCGAGTCCCAGGTCGGCCGCTGGTGCGGTATCGACACGAACCTCAAGCTCAACGACATCGAGCCCTGCATCCAGTACAGGATGGCGGGCTGCGAATGCTCCATGGATTTCTGCGAGTTCATCCTCGGCAGGTCCGTCGCTCCCGGAGGATACCTTTGGATATTCCCCAAGGGAGACGGTGTCGCCAACGTAGGTATCGGTATCGCCGGTACCTTCGCCAAGGACGGCGTCCGCCCGAAGCAGTTCCTCGACAAGTTCATCGCCGAGGACCCCAGGTTCAAGCATGCGCAGATCCTCGAGATCGATGCAGGCTTCGATTCCACCTGCCCCGGTCTGGAGGGCGGCTATTCCACCGACAACGTCCTGTTGGTCGGAGACTCCGCAAGGCTTATCGACCCGCTCACCGGCGGCGGTATCGGCCATGCATGCGTCTCTGGTATGTATGCGGGAGAGGTACTCGCCGAGTGCAAGAAGAAGGGAGATTACTCCGCAGCCGCACTCAAGGCGTACGACAAGAAGATCCGCAACCGCATGGAGGACGGACTCTACCGCGACTGGATGGCCAAAGAGAAGCTCTGCGAGCTTGATGACGAGACCATCAACGAGCTCGTGAAGATCATGTCCACCGCGGATATAGAGCACGTCAACGTGCAGAACCTTCTCATCGTCATCAAAGAGAAGTTCCCGGAGCTCGTCAAGGACTTCGAGGACCTCATCTGA
- a CDS encoding DUF5714 domain-containing protein has product MCDGICLFCGKGLQTYERPRRSTCSVCGEEFEPSAACPDGHHVCDGCLRERGISVMTAVCKTTDCRDPAEILDRLMSIPAIPMHGPAHHILVGSALLAAYRNNGGKTDLDASIPELIRRMSQVPGAVCGNWGCCGAALSAGTFASIVLGSGPLEKDVWRIPMRMTASCLERISSYGGPRCCKRDSFLAIEAAADLIKKETGVAMDIRKRIVCRRSGMNQQCIGKACPYNGKTACDMPPILPL; this is encoded by the coding sequence ATGTGCGACGGAATATGCCTGTTCTGCGGGAAAGGACTGCAGACGTATGAAAGACCCAGACGTTCGACGTGTTCGGTATGCGGAGAGGAATTCGAACCCTCCGCGGCATGTCCTGACGGTCACCATGTGTGCGACGGATGTCTCCGCGAAAGAGGCATCAGCGTCATGACGGCCGTCTGCAAAACGACGGATTGCCGTGACCCTGCGGAGATACTCGACCGCCTGATGTCCATCCCTGCGATACCTATGCACGGTCCGGCACACCACATCCTGGTCGGCTCCGCACTGCTCGCGGCCTACAGGAACAATGGCGGAAAGACCGATCTGGACGCGTCGATACCCGAATTGATCAGAAGAATGTCCCAGGTGCCCGGAGCGGTGTGCGGAAACTGGGGATGTTGCGGTGCGGCACTGAGTGCAGGTACGTTCGCCAGCATCGTCCTCGGCTCGGGACCGTTGGAGAAGGATGTCTGGAGGATCCCGATGAGGATGACCGCCTCCTGTCTGGAAAGGATATCCTCGTACGGAGGACCCAGGTGCTGCAAGAGGGACTCGTTCCTTGCCATAGAGGCCGCTGCGGATCTCATAAAGAAGGAGACGGGGGTCGCCATGGATATCCGGAAAAGGATCGTATGCAGAAGATCCGGCATGAACCAACAATGCATCGGAAAGGCCTGTCCCTATAACGGAAAGACGGCCTGCGACATGCCTCCCATACTTCCCTTATGA
- the mvk gene encoding mevalonate kinase has protein sequence MTTISASAPGKFVILGEHAVVYGKPALALAIDMRFSIRVSRSNSYKVNGQAATPYNMSPHMRYISDKIGTSPVSIYVDGRVPSGSGLGSSAALSNAYAAAISALEGLPTDKETIARLAYEAEYASQGRGSPMDTSASANGYGIALNVPYKEEDFLWHIEKEDNAWDISKIDVPKMTFVIGNTGIKAATGPLVEKVRKYRESNTFAAGIVDEIGDVTLDGLEAMKNNDLEELGALMTYDHKLLSILGVSCNELNHMVEAAIPYSYGAKLTGSGGGGCMVALTDRPEKVAKAIRAHGGTPYVIHTGVKGVTVKTKEHSDHRRGGRKRSKSNPSEDEED, from the coding sequence ATGACGACCATATCCGCATCCGCACCCGGCAAGTTCGTCATACTGGGCGAACATGCCGTGGTCTACGGCAAACCGGCCCTTGCCTTGGCCATCGACATGCGCTTCAGCATACGTGTCAGCCGCAGCAACAGTTACAAGGTCAACGGACAGGCCGCCACCCCATACAACATGAGTCCCCATATGAGGTACATCTCGGATAAGATAGGGACTTCCCCCGTATCCATATATGTGGACGGGAGGGTTCCGTCGGGATCAGGTCTGGGGTCGTCCGCCGCACTCTCCAATGCATATGCGGCGGCCATAAGCGCACTCGAAGGACTGCCTACGGACAAGGAGACCATAGCCAGACTCGCATACGAGGCCGAATACGCCTCGCAAGGCAGGGGCAGCCCCATGGACACGTCCGCATCCGCCAACGGATACGGAATCGCCCTGAACGTCCCTTACAAGGAAGAGGACTTCCTCTGGCACATCGAGAAAGAAGATAATGCCTGGGACATATCCAAGATAGACGTCCCCAAGATGACGTTCGTCATCGGCAACACCGGGATCAAGGCCGCCACCGGCCCTCTGGTGGAAAAAGTCAGAAAATACAGGGAGAGCAACACATTCGCCGCAGGCATAGTCGACGAGATAGGTGATGTGACCCTCGACGGACTCGAGGCCATGAAGAATAACGACCTGGAGGAACTCGGTGCCCTCATGACCTACGACCACAAGCTCCTGTCCATCCTCGGAGTATCCTGCAACGAACTCAACCATATGGTGGAAGCTGCCATACCGTACTCCTACGGGGCGAAACTCACCGGCTCCGGCGGAGGAGGATGCATGGTCGCCCTGACCGACAGACCCGAGAAGGTCGCAAAGGCCATAAGGGCCCACGGAGGGACCCCGTATGTCATCCATACGGGTGTGAAGGGTGTGACCGTGAAGACGAAGGAGCACAGCGACCATCGCCGCGGCGGCAGAAAGAGATCCAAGAGCAATCCCTCCGAAGACGAAGAGGATTGA
- the tes gene encoding tetraether lipid synthase Tes, with translation MCATVKPYSAATGLPKKTKSICPECGKILEATIFEKDGKVFMEKECPEHGKFCDVYWSDAAKYLEAEKYAKDGTGLKNSMDENLKDGENVNVVIDGEKVEMLSPTALANIDLTNRCNMNCPICFANANDAGYVYEPDFDTVCKMLDALRGEQPIKCTAVQFSGGEPTVYPRLVDVIKAAKERKFAQVQIATNGIVFASHYDKLKECAQAGLNTVYLQFDGMDDDIYMRSRGRKMMDVKKGVIANLKKLKQETGHCPSVVLVVTTVRGLNDNQIGDILRFAIQNRDVVRGVNFQPVAFTGRVTHEEVSEGRITLTDVAKAVNEQTGWTGMQDWYPVPVVSGISNYASIILGTNKITFPTHPHCGLATYLFIDENENVFPMPEFIKVEQFVKGLDEIAMKAEHATFKKLTALKVRKLLMNCLIEEKMPGGMTKNDLIETLISIMSKKSKSTLAKFSWGMMYVGAMHFQDSFNYDIERVRRCSIHYVTPDCKIIPFCAYNSGIEMRVETEKKFSVPLAEWKEKHKEEAKQLEAALIVPKDADEENKE, from the coding sequence ATGTGCGCAACAGTTAAGCCCTACTCGGCGGCCACAGGTCTTCCCAAGAAGACCAAGTCGATCTGTCCCGAGTGCGGCAAGATCCTGGAAGCCACCATCTTCGAGAAGGATGGGAAAGTCTTCATGGAGAAGGAGTGCCCCGAGCACGGAAAGTTCTGCGATGTATATTGGTCCGATGCTGCCAAATATCTCGAGGCGGAGAAGTACGCCAAGGACGGGACCGGACTGAAGAACTCCATGGACGAGAACCTGAAGGACGGAGAGAACGTCAACGTCGTCATCGACGGCGAGAAGGTGGAGATGCTCTCCCCTACCGCATTGGCGAACATCGACCTCACCAACAGGTGCAACATGAACTGTCCCATCTGTTTCGCCAATGCGAACGATGCGGGATACGTCTACGAGCCGGATTTCGATACCGTCTGCAAGATGCTCGACGCCCTCCGTGGCGAGCAGCCCATCAAGTGTACTGCAGTCCAGTTCTCCGGCGGTGAGCCCACCGTCTACCCCAGACTCGTCGACGTCATCAAGGCGGCAAAGGAGAGGAAGTTCGCACAGGTGCAGATAGCCACCAACGGGATCGTGTTCGCATCCCATTACGACAAGCTCAAGGAGTGCGCCCAGGCCGGTCTCAACACCGTATACCTGCAGTTCGACGGCATGGACGACGACATCTACATGCGTTCCCGCGGAAGGAAGATGATGGATGTCAAGAAAGGCGTCATCGCCAACCTGAAGAAGCTCAAGCAGGAGACCGGACACTGCCCGTCCGTCGTCCTCGTCGTCACCACCGTCCGCGGCCTCAACGACAATCAGATCGGCGACATCCTGAGGTTCGCCATCCAGAACAGGGACGTCGTCAGAGGGGTCAACTTCCAGCCCGTCGCCTTCACCGGAAGGGTCACCCACGAGGAGGTCAGCGAAGGCAGGATCACCCTTACCGACGTCGCCAAGGCCGTCAACGAGCAGACCGGATGGACCGGCATGCAGGACTGGTACCCCGTGCCCGTCGTATCCGGGATATCCAACTACGCGTCCATCATCCTCGGCACGAACAAGATCACCTTCCCGACCCACCCCCACTGCGGTCTCGCCACGTATCTGTTCATCGACGAGAACGAGAACGTGTTCCCGATGCCCGAGTTCATCAAGGTCGAACAGTTCGTCAAGGGACTCGACGAGATCGCCATGAAGGCGGAGCATGCGACCTTCAAGAAGCTCACCGCCCTCAAGGTCAGGAAGCTCCTCATGAACTGCCTTATCGAAGAGAAGATGCCCGGAGGGATGACCAAGAACGACCTCATCGAGACTCTCATCTCCATCATGAGCAAGAAGTCCAAATCCACCCTTGCGAAGTTCTCCTGGGGAATGATGTACGTCGGGGCCATGCACTTCCAGGATTCCTTCAACTACGACATCGAGAGGGTCAGGCGCTGTTCCATCCACTACGTCACCCCCGACTGCAAGATCATTCCGTTCTGTGCCTACAACAGCGGTATCGAGATGCGTGTAGAGACCGAGAAGAAGTTCTCCGTCCCGCTCGCCGAGTGGAAGGAGAAGCACAAGGAGGAGGCCAAACAGCTCGAGGCCGCCCTCATCGTCCCCAAGGACGCGGATGAAGAGAACAAGGAGTGA
- a CDS encoding lamin tail domain-containing protein, protein MVQRPGKIRSGREGSLPFALIAVAILIGASAYCAVAAGVDDAGRRTDNAESEMDRVSEAISGITGFIERGMGENVFCVSTDVSLGDMTQRSEVFEKRMSSWMDTMFPAEDSGVRVTMQSYEIGLEVQDLRMSSGYYAADGYVPAFIKAQGTVEAVFESESGTSHRTLYVVSDGSGALPLSSEAGTMFENILEDGGSVLSQMVSYQLTALAQYRIMNGYGAFAYYGDYGTDSVITEDDVRGAYSRALRAVESIVFRDADGGLMTGRADLAKAIVGDAEGRMQVNVSAVYAQALAAVADGIVGKWFDYFLGNKVLRLCDYVDDTLRNAWDSFTSFITGRNSFSAEPYIEEIVGDTDLGVGRYISMTIPPMDGTDAPPLTVYLDCPEHDLMGSDTVQNFKSYYRDDSNAIREWLYSVVNESIAQAAERKFTGTVVVDLDDSRRFSEVLYDAVTQAMDGASDAFASSMADTVGWHSYPDQFYAAIYDAVYRDRETIFHTDYGEFREKNRDTVFQAVLGHCENYAENRDDALDYAERMCEEAFDIQWNKDRFDEYVAAVDALMDKMEALKSVQSKKSSIIEKGCIGILRGGMLKADGAFDVSGHLAQICSMFSENIGINAAEGFTDLPDRSDFVLTGDGVSTERLKISVVSDPDASVGRPKTADCTHQNGLEDASGANYCTVFPVHLDDRVEYTVTSCGALSELLGISDSVVTGTSYVSMDLDIAAVSGWGLAGVDYEASADILHDLWRQLLKAAEPLLEPLRKALCLAGKTAEALWNVMTEISRYAASYVEELYEKIIAPLETLVSCIKERVNEVLGEKLYEVADGLSAIVDMTLKTQTIGFSYMGFVLKFTTDCASLSKSTKNLLKVEMSGNVGGDDVYAYLDIKLREKTPKTVVTGGIAVEGDGWKVSGTVDPTMTQTKHLFTLSGTFRGTAVDLVMPELVQYREIDIRLSDIPGIGTVLSNIPSPIAGTKIALDVGLDIKYSAPFETGVLINEIESNPEGDDVDNEWVEIINNTAATVDLSGWMLTTGRGRAYLIESAELPPGGRYVAEFEGIFLNNSNERLILMDRDKKIVDEISRFSDRDNDSKTYQRAADCSTEWGMYEGSKGTGNTSGTFGKDGIFMKDVADIMKNAAKRAMGELKHVTDVGGLSDLFTRIMQYALDDGIDRLSSCLVEASVFVSVEIQDITGTGCTGFEVYVKAGKEMAEDALKYLVGRAESMLLDIEDPYGVDLGTAACDDIYLGVTAYTGTAPPKFLPSSTIVRDVTVGLDVACNVSAVRSVLGDEGDGTWNMRAGVVIRGCPNGLIPSGLGADETMDSDLWLMRVSVGPS, encoded by the coding sequence ATGGTTCAACGTCCTGGGAAGATAAGGAGCGGGAGAGAAGGGAGCCTGCCTTTCGCACTGATAGCAGTGGCCATCCTGATAGGGGCCTCGGCATACTGCGCGGTGGCGGCGGGTGTGGACGATGCGGGGAGACGCACGGACAACGCAGAGTCGGAGATGGACCGCGTATCCGAGGCGATCTCCGGGATCACCGGGTTCATAGAACGCGGAATGGGGGAGAACGTGTTCTGCGTAAGCACCGACGTGTCCCTCGGAGACATGACCCAGCGCTCGGAGGTGTTCGAGAAGAGGATGTCCTCGTGGATGGATACGATGTTCCCTGCCGAGGATTCGGGGGTGAGGGTGACCATGCAGTCCTACGAGATAGGGCTGGAGGTGCAGGACCTCAGGATGTCTTCCGGATACTATGCCGCCGACGGTTACGTCCCGGCGTTCATCAAGGCCCAAGGCACCGTGGAGGCGGTGTTCGAATCCGAATCCGGGACATCCCACAGGACCTTGTATGTCGTATCGGACGGGAGCGGGGCCCTGCCGCTGTCGTCCGAGGCCGGCACCATGTTCGAGAACATCCTGGAAGACGGGGGATCCGTACTGTCCCAGATGGTGTCGTACCAGCTCACGGCCCTCGCCCAATACCGCATAATGAACGGTTACGGTGCATTCGCATACTACGGCGACTACGGAACGGACTCGGTCATCACAGAGGACGACGTCAGGGGTGCGTATTCCCGGGCCCTCCGTGCGGTGGAATCCATCGTATTCAGGGACGCCGACGGCGGACTGATGACCGGCAGGGCCGATCTGGCCAAAGCGATAGTCGGCGATGCGGAAGGAAGGATGCAGGTCAACGTGAGCGCGGTCTACGCCCAGGCCCTGGCCGCGGTGGCGGACGGGATCGTCGGGAAGTGGTTCGACTACTTCCTGGGCAACAAGGTCCTGCGCCTATGCGACTACGTGGACGACACCCTTAGGAACGCCTGGGACTCTTTCACGTCGTTCATAACGGGTAGGAACTCGTTCTCTGCGGAACCGTACATCGAAGAGATAGTCGGGGACACGGACCTGGGCGTGGGACGGTACATATCGATGACGATACCGCCGATGGACGGGACGGACGCACCCCCGCTCACCGTATATCTGGACTGTCCGGAGCACGACCTCATGGGATCGGATACGGTCCAGAACTTCAAGTCGTACTACCGTGACGACAGCAACGCGATCCGCGAATGGCTGTATTCCGTCGTGAACGAATCGATAGCCCAGGCGGCGGAGAGGAAGTTCACCGGGACTGTCGTCGTGGACTTGGACGACTCCCGCAGGTTCTCGGAGGTCCTGTACGATGCGGTGACGCAGGCCATGGACGGAGCGTCCGACGCATTCGCATCCTCCATGGCGGACACCGTGGGCTGGCACTCGTATCCGGACCAGTTCTACGCCGCCATATACGACGCCGTATACAGGGACAGGGAGACCATATTCCATACGGATTACGGGGAGTTCAGGGAGAAGAACAGGGACACGGTGTTCCAAGCGGTACTCGGCCACTGCGAGAATTATGCCGAGAACCGTGACGACGCGTTGGACTATGCGGAGAGGATGTGCGAGGAGGCCTTCGACATCCAATGGAACAAGGACCGCTTCGACGAATACGTCGCGGCCGTGGACGCCCTGATGGATAAAATGGAGGCACTGAAAAGCGTACAGTCGAAGAAGAGCAGCATCATCGAGAAAGGGTGTATCGGAATCCTCAGGGGAGGGATGCTGAAGGCCGACGGGGCCTTCGACGTATCCGGACATCTGGCACAGATATGTTCCATGTTCTCCGAGAACATCGGGATCAACGCCGCGGAGGGATTTACCGACCTTCCCGACAGAAGCGACTTCGTCCTGACCGGGGACGGCGTCTCGACGGAGAGGCTGAAGATATCGGTCGTCTCGGACCCGGATGCATCCGTCGGCAGACCGAAGACGGCCGATTGCACACACCAGAACGGCCTGGAAGATGCCTCGGGGGCCAACTACTGCACCGTATTCCCCGTACATCTGGATGACAGGGTGGAGTACACCGTGACGAGCTGCGGGGCCCTGTCGGAACTGCTGGGTATATCGGATTCGGTGGTCACCGGGACCTCGTATGTGTCCATGGACCTGGACATAGCCGCAGTATCGGGATGGGGCCTGGCAGGGGTCGACTACGAGGCTTCGGCGGACATCCTCCACGACCTGTGGAGACAGCTCCTGAAGGCCGCGGAACCGCTTCTGGAACCCCTCAGGAAGGCACTGTGCCTGGCCGGCAAGACGGCGGAGGCCCTCTGGAACGTGATGACGGAGATCTCCAGATACGCCGCCAGCTATGTCGAGGAACTGTACGAGAAGATAATCGCCCCTCTGGAGACCCTCGTATCCTGCATAAAGGAGAGGGTGAACGAAGTCCTCGGAGAGAAACTCTACGAGGTGGCCGACGGGTTGAGCGCCATAGTGGACATGACCCTGAAGACCCAGACGATCGGATTCTCGTACATGGGGTTCGTTTTGAAATTCACGACGGACTGCGCCTCCCTGTCCAAATCCACCAAGAACCTCCTGAAGGTCGAGATGTCCGGAAACGTCGGAGGGGACGACGTCTATGCATATCTCGACATCAAGCTCCGCGAGAAAACCCCCAAGACCGTGGTCACGGGAGGAATAGCCGTGGAGGGGGACGGGTGGAAGGTCTCCGGGACGGTGGACCCCACGATGACCCAGACCAAGCATCTGTTCACCCTGTCCGGCACGTTCAGGGGGACGGCTGTGGACCTCGTGATGCCGGAACTTGTCCAATACCGCGAGATCGACATCAGGCTGTCGGACATACCGGGCATCGGGACCGTCCTGTCCAACATACCCTCCCCCATAGCCGGTACCAAGATCGCTTTGGATGTGGGCCTGGACATAAAGTACTCTGCCCCCTTCGAGACGGGGGTACTCATCAACGAGATCGAGAGCAATCCCGAAGGGGACGATGTGGACAACGAGTGGGTGGAGATCATCAACAACACCGCGGCCACCGTGGACCTCTCCGGATGGATGCTGACGACCGGGAGAGGGAGGGCATACCTCATAGAGAGTGCGGAACTGCCTCCCGGAGGAAGATACGTCGCAGAATTCGAGGGGATATTCCTGAACAACAGCAACGAACGCCTGATCCTGATGGACAGGGACAAAAAGATCGTGGACGAGATCAGCAGATTCTCCGACAGGGACAACGACTCCAAGACATACCAGAGGGCGGCAGACTGCTCCACCGAATGGGGCATGTACGAGGGCAGCAAAGGAACCGGCAATACGAGCGGGACGTTCGGAAAGGACGGCATCTTCATGAAGGACGTGGCCGACATCATGAAGAATGCCGCCAAGAGGGCCATGGGGGAACTGAAGCATGTTACGGACGTCGGAGGCCTGTCCGACCTGTTCACCCGCATAATGCAATATGCTCTCGACGACGGGATAGACAGACTCTCCTCCTGCCTGGTGGAGGCGTCCGTATTCGTCAGTGTGGAGATACAGGACATCACCGGGACAGGATGCACCGGATTCGAGGTCTACGTGAAGGCGGGGAAGGAAATGGCGGAGGATGCGCTGAAATATCTCGTCGGCAGGGCGGAATCCATGCTCCTGGATATCGAGGACCCTTACGGGGTCGACCTCGGGACGGCCGCCTGCGACGACATCTATCTCGGGGTGACGGCTTACACGGGGACTGCCCCTCCCAAGTTCCTGCCGTCGTCCACCATCGTCAGGGATGTGACCGTCGGACTGGATGTCGCATGCAACGTCTCCGCGGTGAGATCCGTCCTCGGAGACGAGGGGGACGGTACATGGAACATGCGCGCAGGGGTCGTCATACGCGGATGCCCGAACGGCCTCATCCCGTCCGGACTCGGTGCCGACGAAACCATGGACTCCGACCTTTGGCTCATGAGGGTATCCGTCGGTCCGAGCTGA